In the genome of Gordonia rubripertincta, one region contains:
- the catC gene encoding muconolactone Delta-isomerase — MLFHVRMDVNIPDDLDPDVRADTVAREKAYSQDLQRTGKWPHIWRIVGEYSNYSIFDVDSNDELHTLLSGLPLFPYMDIKVTPLATHPSDIKA; from the coding sequence ATGCTGTTCCATGTCCGCATGGACGTCAACATCCCCGACGATCTCGACCCGGACGTCCGGGCAGACACCGTCGCCCGGGAGAAGGCGTACTCGCAGGACCTACAGCGCACCGGCAAGTGGCCGCACATCTGGCGGATCGTCGGCGAGTACTCCAACTACTCGATCTTCGACGTGGACTCCAACGACGAGCTGCACACGCTGCTGTCGGGTCTGCCGCTGTTCCCGTACATGGACATCAAGGTGACGCCGCTCGCGACACATCCGTCGGACATCAAGGCCTGA
- the catA gene encoding catechol 1,2-dioxygenase: MTTTEHPNEVATAAASGASATERFHADKSPFEAVKDTPPERVATLINEVLAGVHATIRKHKVTYDEYNALKAWLINVGEDGEWPLFLDVWVEHVVEDVATEHREGNKGSIEGPYYVPNAPEQGSRGAVPMREDEKGDPLLWNGQVRSCDGTPLAGAKVELWHADDDGFYSQFAPGIPEWNLRATFTTDDQGNFEITTIRPAPYMIPTDGSCGKMIAAAGWHPWRPAHLHLKVSAPGHEQLTAQLYFPGDAHNDDDVASAVKPELILDPQDDGKGGYTVAYDFVLDPVK; encoded by the coding sequence ATGACCACCACCGAGCACCCGAACGAGGTCGCGACCGCAGCCGCGTCCGGCGCATCCGCCACCGAACGGTTCCACGCCGACAAGTCGCCCTTCGAGGCCGTCAAGGACACCCCGCCGGAGCGTGTGGCCACGCTGATCAACGAGGTCCTCGCGGGCGTGCACGCGACGATCCGCAAGCACAAGGTCACCTACGACGAGTACAACGCCCTCAAGGCATGGCTCATCAATGTCGGCGAGGACGGCGAATGGCCGCTGTTCCTCGACGTCTGGGTCGAGCACGTCGTCGAGGATGTCGCCACCGAGCACCGCGAGGGCAACAAGGGCAGCATCGAGGGTCCCTACTACGTCCCGAACGCGCCCGAGCAGGGCTCCAGGGGAGCAGTGCCGATGCGTGAGGACGAGAAGGGCGATCCGCTGCTGTGGAACGGCCAGGTCCGCTCGTGCGACGGCACCCCGCTCGCCGGCGCCAAGGTCGAGCTGTGGCACGCCGACGACGACGGTTTCTACTCGCAGTTCGCTCCCGGCATCCCGGAGTGGAACCTGCGCGCCACCTTCACCACCGACGACCAGGGCAACTTCGAGATCACCACGATTCGCCCGGCGCCGTACATGATCCCGACGGACGGCTCGTGCGGAAAGATGATCGCGGCGGCCGGTTGGCACCCGTGGCGTCCCGCCCACCTGCACCTCAAGGTGTCGGCGCCCGGCCACGAGCAGCTCACCGCGCAGCTGTACTTCCCCGGCGATGCCCACAACGACGACGACGTCGCCAGTGCGGTGAAGCCCGAGCTGATCCTCGATCCCCAGGACGACGGCAAGGGCGGCTACACGGTCGCCTACGACTTCGTCCTGGACCCGGTGAAGTAG
- a CDS encoding HNH endonuclease, protein MLTTDTIPLDAILDRLVEITPPADDPTGAKTFAQLEMIRLIRNAADHQLGSHTANLDDLKVAERHGSTTKRLLIEMGFPPAVATRAARIAENLGTLSKVEACATDGRLSGEVVDAIVRGMMTIEKRSPTELSDGDRTVYETELLTQALSGATPTEIQKHAGAIGNTIADENGGIPACDDRSLDTLSHHTTDDNRVDALEVLLDQAATGAAMDTIGAPRTQTLLTIPADGGDPGFLPWTGSVTHATAKRLSCDGTLIEVLIDGETVPLQMGRERRLFPPHLRKAIIIRDQCCISCGAPHSHTQVHHIEHWTDDGETDLDNGCLLCQRCHTRVHHHGWDVVMGYDRHPWLIPPADIDPRRRPLPAYNRRTMRLDDAA, encoded by the coding sequence ATGCTCACCACCGACACAATTCCACTCGACGCAATCCTCGACCGACTCGTCGAAATCACCCCACCCGCCGACGACCCTACCGGGGCAAAGACTTTCGCCCAACTCGAGATGATTCGACTGATCCGCAACGCGGCGGACCATCAACTCGGCTCGCACACAGCGAATCTCGATGACCTCAAGGTCGCGGAACGACATGGTTCCACCACCAAGAGACTGTTGATCGAGATGGGCTTCCCACCTGCGGTCGCGACACGCGCTGCACGTATCGCCGAGAACCTCGGCACGCTGAGCAAGGTCGAGGCCTGCGCCACCGACGGACGCCTATCGGGTGAAGTTGTCGATGCCATTGTTCGCGGCATGATGACCATCGAGAAGCGTTCACCCACAGAGCTTTCCGACGGCGACCGGACGGTCTACGAGACCGAACTCCTCACCCAGGCACTATCGGGTGCCACCCCCACCGAGATACAGAAACACGCCGGGGCCATCGGCAACACCATCGCCGACGAGAACGGCGGCATCCCCGCGTGTGACGACAGATCCCTGGACACCCTCTCGCACCACACCACCGACGACAACCGCGTCGACGCACTCGAAGTGCTGCTCGACCAGGCCGCAACGGGTGCGGCGATGGACACCATCGGGGCCCCGCGAACCCAAACGTTGCTGACCATCCCCGCCGACGGCGGTGATCCCGGCTTCCTACCTTGGACCGGATCGGTCACACACGCAACGGCGAAACGGTTGTCCTGCGATGGAACTCTGATCGAGGTCCTCATCGACGGCGAAACCGTGCCACTACAGATGGGCCGCGAACGACGACTCTTCCCGCCACATCTACGCAAGGCGATCATCATCCGCGACCAATGCTGCATCAGTTGCGGAGCGCCACACTCACATACCCAGGTCCACCACATCGAGCACTGGACCGACGACGGTGAGACCGACCTCGACAACGGCTGCCTGCTCTGCCAGCGCTGCCACACCCGTGTCCACCACCACGGGTGGGACGTCGTCATGGGATACGACCGGCACCCCTGGCTCATCCCGCCCGCCGACATCGACCCCCGACGCCGCCCACTACCCGCCTATAACCGCCGCACCATGCGACTCGACGACGCCGCCTGA
- a CDS encoding ArsR/SmtB family transcription factor yields the protein MTDPGPDKPLYEIKANLFKALAHPARIRVLEVLSANGDPTPVSELLAATDLEPTLLSQHLGVLKRHRVVTANRVGNAVFYELAHPKISDLLVIARTFLIDTLDAQREHLDAISSLPPVTRR from the coding sequence GTGACCGATCCCGGCCCCGACAAGCCGCTGTACGAGATCAAGGCCAACTTGTTCAAGGCCCTCGCGCACCCCGCTCGCATCCGGGTCCTCGAGGTGCTCAGCGCCAACGGTGATCCGACGCCGGTCAGTGAACTCCTCGCCGCCACCGACCTCGAGCCGACGCTGCTGTCGCAGCATCTGGGCGTCCTCAAGCGGCACCGGGTGGTCACCGCCAACCGCGTCGGCAACGCCGTCTTCTACGAACTCGCCCACCCGAAGATCTCCGATCTCCTGGTCATCGCGCGCACGTTCCTGATCGACACCCTCGACGCTCAGCGCGAGCACCTCGACGCCATCTCGTCACTTCCACCGGTGACCCGCCGGTGA
- the katG gene encoding catalase/peroxidase HPI: MTSDSRPPNSAEDTRSNSESENPAIPSPEPKAHAPLTNKDWWPEQIDLSVLHAHSPLSNPLGEDFDYKKEFAKLDVEALKADLVSLMTQSQDWWPADYGHYGGLFIRMSWHAAGTYRIFDGRGGGGQGAQRFAPLNSWPDNANLDKARRLLWPIKQKYGNKLSWADLLVFAGNVALESMGFKTFGFGFGREDIWEPEEVFWGPEDQWLGTDKRYSGERELAKPFGATTMGLIYVNPEGPEGKPDPIAAAYDIQETFARMAMNDEETAALIVGGHSFGKTHGAGDADLVGPEPEAAPIEQQGLGWKSSYGSGKAEDTITSGLEVVWTNTPTQWDNSFLEILYGYEWELQKSPAGAWQYVAKDGAGAGTIPDPFGGPGRAPTMLVTDVALRESPIYADITRRWLDHPEELEVAFAKAWYKLLHRDLGPVTRYLGPWVAEPQIWQDPVPAVDHELVDDSDIASLKGKLLEALSPTQLLKTAWASAASFRSTDKRGGANGARIRLEPIKNWEVNEPSELAKALPVYEQIQKDFNDSASGGKKVSVADLIILGGAAAVEKAAEAAGFPVTVPFTPGRTDASQEETDVDSFEVLEPAADGFRNYSRGGEKAPLEQLLLERAYMLGLTAPELTVLIGGLRALDVNYGGSKHGVFTDRPGVLSNDFFRNVVSMDYEWKSGTDENVYEVVDRSSGATKWTATAADLSFGSHSQLRALSEVYAQDDNAEKFVNDFVKAWVKVAENDRFDLG; encoded by the coding sequence GTGACCTCCGACAGCCGCCCACCGAATTCCGCAGAAGACACCCGGAGCAACAGCGAGAGCGAGAACCCGGCGATCCCGTCGCCGGAGCCCAAAGCGCATGCGCCGCTGACCAACAAGGACTGGTGGCCCGAGCAGATCGATCTGTCGGTCCTGCATGCGCATTCCCCGCTGTCCAACCCGCTGGGCGAGGACTTCGACTACAAGAAGGAATTCGCGAAGCTCGACGTCGAGGCACTCAAGGCCGACCTCGTCTCGCTGATGACCCAGTCGCAGGACTGGTGGCCCGCCGACTACGGCCACTACGGCGGCCTGTTCATCCGCATGAGCTGGCACGCCGCCGGCACCTACCGCATCTTCGACGGCCGCGGTGGCGGCGGTCAGGGTGCGCAGCGCTTCGCCCCGCTCAACAGCTGGCCGGACAACGCCAACCTCGACAAGGCCCGACGCCTGCTGTGGCCGATCAAGCAGAAGTACGGCAACAAGCTCTCGTGGGCGGACCTGCTGGTCTTCGCCGGCAACGTCGCGCTGGAATCCATGGGCTTCAAGACCTTTGGCTTCGGTTTCGGTCGCGAGGACATCTGGGAGCCGGAAGAGGTCTTCTGGGGCCCCGAGGACCAGTGGCTCGGCACCGACAAGCGCTACTCCGGTGAACGCGAGCTGGCAAAGCCGTTCGGCGCCACCACCATGGGCCTGATCTACGTCAATCCCGAAGGGCCCGAGGGCAAGCCGGACCCGATCGCGGCCGCCTACGACATCCAGGAGACCTTCGCCCGGATGGCGATGAACGACGAGGAGACCGCAGCCCTCATCGTCGGCGGCCACAGCTTCGGCAAGACCCACGGTGCCGGCGACGCCGATCTCGTGGGTCCCGAGCCCGAGGCCGCACCGATCGAGCAGCAGGGCCTGGGCTGGAAGTCCAGCTACGGCAGCGGCAAGGCGGAGGACACCATCACCTCGGGTCTGGAGGTCGTCTGGACCAACACGCCGACCCAGTGGGACAACAGCTTCCTCGAGATCCTCTACGGCTACGAGTGGGAGCTGCAGAAGAGTCCCGCAGGCGCATGGCAGTACGTCGCCAAGGACGGTGCGGGAGCCGGCACGATCCCCGATCCGTTCGGCGGACCGGGACGTGCACCCACGATGCTGGTCACCGACGTGGCCCTGCGCGAGTCGCCGATCTACGCCGACATCACCCGCCGCTGGCTCGACCATCCCGAGGAACTCGAGGTGGCCTTCGCCAAGGCCTGGTACAAGCTGCTCCACCGCGACCTGGGGCCGGTCACCCGCTACCTCGGACCGTGGGTTGCCGAGCCGCAGATCTGGCAGGACCCGGTGCCGGCCGTCGACCACGAGCTCGTCGACGACTCCGACATCGCGTCGCTGAAGGGCAAGCTGCTCGAGGCACTCTCGCCGACCCAGCTGCTCAAGACCGCGTGGGCGTCGGCGGCGAGCTTCCGCAGCACCGACAAGCGCGGCGGCGCGAACGGTGCACGCATCCGCCTCGAACCGATCAAGAACTGGGAGGTCAACGAGCCGAGCGAACTCGCCAAGGCCCTGCCGGTCTACGAGCAGATCCAGAAGGACTTCAACGACTCGGCGTCCGGCGGCAAGAAGGTGTCGGTGGCCGACCTGATCATCCTCGGTGGCGCCGCCGCCGTGGAGAAGGCGGCCGAGGCCGCCGGTTTCCCGGTCACCGTACCGTTCACCCCGGGTCGCACGGACGCCTCGCAGGAGGAGACCGACGTGGACTCGTTCGAGGTGCTCGAGCCGGCGGCCGACGGCTTCCGCAACTACAGCCGTGGCGGTGAGAAGGCCCCGCTGGAGCAGCTGCTGCTCGAGCGCGCCTACATGCTCGGCCTCACCGCTCCGGAGCTCACCGTGCTGATCGGCGGACTCCGTGCCCTCGACGTGAACTACGGCGGCTCCAAGCACGGCGTGTTCACCGATCGCCCGGGCGTGCTGTCCAACGACTTCTTCCGCAACGTCGTCAGCATGGACTACGAGTGGAAGTCGGGCACCGACGAGAACGTCTACGAGGTCGTCGACCGCTCGTCGGGCGCGACCAAGTGGACGGCGACCGCCGCCGACCTGTCCTTCGGTTCGCACTCGCAACTGCGCGCGCTGTCGGAGGTCTACGCTCAGGACGACAACGCCGAGAAGTTCGTCAACGACTTCGTCAAGGCGTGGGTGAAGGTTGCCGAGAACGATCGTTTCGATCTGGGCTGA
- a CDS encoding metallophosphoesterase, translating into MRRSAPADELRDSQGAVFVALFLAVLVPAVFFGLITFWLHRRIVRATALPRPWSGVADVALTVMWALAVIGFASGRSLDPSWARPIGSVGLIWIGVVFYLFLGLAIIGLISSGANIIRRIRRRGTGIGETAEAAPRRLRRLRIATATVVVAALGVTGYGVFEASRPQVTEVSTTFDNLPAQFDGLRIAVVSDLHVGPARDAGFTRRVVDEVNARNPDLVLLVGDLTDGKIPYVRDTLEPLADLRAPLGVFGVSGNHEYYSDDGGRWLDTWEFYGVRTLRNSRVPLTVDGATIQLAGVHDATAPEPYEPDLTAALKGSSPDDFVLLLAHQPKQAVEASELGVDLQFSGHTHGGQMWPIRYLVPLQQPSVTGLDRIGNTVLYTTRGAGAWGPPVRVLAPPEITMFTVRTEP; encoded by the coding sequence ATGAGGCGGTCCGCGCCTGCGGACGAACTCCGCGATTCTCAGGGGGCCGTTTTCGTGGCGCTGTTCCTGGCCGTGCTGGTTCCGGCGGTCTTCTTCGGTCTGATCACCTTCTGGCTGCACCGCCGGATCGTCCGCGCCACCGCACTCCCCCGGCCGTGGTCGGGCGTCGCCGACGTCGCGCTCACCGTGATGTGGGCACTGGCGGTCATCGGCTTCGCCAGTGGCCGATCGCTGGACCCGTCGTGGGCGCGGCCGATCGGGTCGGTGGGCCTCATCTGGATCGGCGTGGTCTTCTACCTGTTCCTCGGACTGGCGATCATCGGACTGATCTCGTCCGGGGCGAACATCATTCGCCGGATCCGACGCCGCGGCACCGGGATCGGCGAGACGGCCGAAGCGGCCCCGCGCAGACTGCGTCGTCTCCGGATCGCCACGGCCACCGTGGTCGTCGCCGCGCTGGGGGTCACCGGCTACGGCGTGTTCGAGGCCTCCCGGCCGCAGGTGACCGAGGTCAGCACGACTTTCGACAACCTGCCCGCGCAATTCGACGGACTGCGGATAGCCGTGGTCTCCGACCTTCACGTCGGGCCTGCGCGCGACGCCGGGTTCACCCGCCGCGTCGTCGACGAGGTCAATGCGCGGAACCCGGATCTGGTGCTCCTCGTCGGCGACCTCACCGACGGCAAGATCCCGTACGTCCGCGACACTCTGGAGCCGCTCGCCGATCTCCGCGCACCGCTCGGGGTGTTCGGCGTCAGCGGCAATCACGAGTACTACTCCGACGACGGCGGACGCTGGCTCGACACCTGGGAGTTCTACGGAGTGCGCACACTGCGGAACTCGCGGGTCCCGTTGACGGTCGACGGCGCGACCATCCAGCTCGCCGGCGTGCACGACGCCACCGCACCCGAACCGTACGAGCCCGATCTCACCGCCGCGCTGAAGGGTTCGTCACCCGATGACTTCGTGCTGCTCCTCGCACATCAGCCCAAGCAGGCCGTCGAGGCCTCCGAACTCGGCGTCGACCTGCAGTTCTCCGGACACACGCACGGCGGTCAGATGTGGCCGATCCGCTATCTCGTTCCGCTGCAACAGCCCTCGGTCACCGGACTGGACCGCATCGGAAACACCGTCCTGTACACGACGCGCGGCGCCGGTGCGTGGGGTCCGCCCGTGAGGGTTCTCGCGCCGCCAGAGATCACGATGTTCACGGTACGTACAGAACCGTGA
- a CDS encoding type 1 glutamine amidotransferase — MGGRVLALVHGVRPEWRETVLGSLLPAFVDRGFDVVIHDVEDGPPPPSTGFDLVCVTGSPDSAFDAALPWVEPELRYLSDTIGRQVPIFGICFGAQILARALGGSVAPSTRPEHGFVTVSTTRPDLVDAGPWMEFHHDTITVSDVAEVIAVNDAGVQAYVSGPHLGVQFHPEITPDCFSGWRKGFTSARSGSDDGTVDTRALAADIETASADAAARCDRLVERFLQHAGIGQPVG; from the coding sequence GTGGGCGGCAGGGTTCTCGCACTGGTTCACGGTGTGCGGCCGGAGTGGCGCGAAACGGTGCTCGGTTCGTTGCTGCCCGCCTTCGTCGACCGCGGATTCGACGTCGTCATCCACGACGTCGAAGACGGGCCCCCGCCCCCGTCAACCGGATTCGACCTGGTGTGCGTGACCGGCTCCCCGGATTCGGCCTTCGACGCTGCACTGCCGTGGGTCGAACCCGAACTGCGGTACCTCTCCGACACAATCGGCCGACAGGTCCCGATCTTCGGTATCTGCTTCGGCGCCCAGATCCTCGCGCGGGCTCTCGGCGGTTCGGTGGCGCCGAGCACGCGTCCCGAGCACGGCTTCGTCACCGTCAGCACCACCCGTCCCGATCTGGTCGATGCGGGCCCGTGGATGGAGTTCCACCACGACACCATCACCGTGTCGGATGTCGCCGAGGTGATCGCGGTCAACGACGCGGGGGTGCAGGCCTACGTCTCCGGTCCACATCTGGGCGTGCAGTTCCACCCGGAGATCACACCGGACTGCTTCTCCGGATGGCGCAAGGGATTCACGAGCGCCCGGTCGGGCAGCGACGACGGGACGGTAGACACCCGCGCCCTCGCCGCCGACATCGAGACGGCCTCAGCAGACGCCGCGGCCCGATGCGACCGACTCGTCGAACGATTCCTCCAACACGCCGGGATCGGTCAGCCCGTCGGCTGA
- a CDS encoding alpha/beta fold hydrolase has protein sequence MTEFTMDIEGRSISARDVGEATGPVVVHFHGTPGSRLEAAFGDQIAQRHGVRVVSFDRPGYGASDPAPIGLTPVARDVEALADRLGLDRFAVFGWSGGGPFALAAAALMPDRVTGVGVSGGPGPALDVPGARELLTDNDRRALAHLPADPGRAAETFLEGNRDMLAAMMSVRNDPAAPWIDWMWGTSDAAVIEDLSVRRMLFESFSEALHRGPDAIAWDNVAFVGPWDFRVADVSAPVHLWYGADDAMTTLSNGEWLARHLPDADLTVFPGEGHLLPLRHWDAMLSVLIDGEDRNLA, from the coding sequence ATGACGGAGTTCACGATGGACATCGAGGGACGATCGATCTCGGCGCGGGACGTCGGCGAGGCCACCGGACCTGTCGTCGTACACTTCCACGGGACTCCGGGCTCCCGTCTCGAGGCCGCTTTCGGCGATCAGATCGCCCAGCGACACGGCGTCCGGGTGGTGAGTTTCGACCGCCCCGGATACGGCGCGTCGGACCCCGCACCAATCGGCCTCACGCCAGTGGCACGCGACGTCGAGGCCCTGGCCGACCGCCTCGGACTCGACCGCTTTGCCGTCTTCGGGTGGTCGGGTGGCGGGCCCTTCGCGCTTGCCGCAGCAGCGCTGATGCCCGACCGCGTGACCGGCGTCGGTGTGTCCGGTGGCCCCGGACCCGCGCTCGACGTACCCGGGGCTCGAGAGCTCCTGACCGACAACGACCGCCGAGCCCTCGCGCATCTGCCGGCAGACCCCGGACGGGCGGCCGAGACCTTCCTCGAGGGCAACCGGGACATGCTCGCCGCGATGATGTCGGTTAGGAACGACCCCGCCGCGCCCTGGATCGACTGGATGTGGGGTACAAGCGACGCCGCGGTCATCGAGGATCTGTCGGTACGGCGGATGCTCTTCGAGTCGTTTTCCGAAGCGCTGCATCGAGGGCCCGACGCCATCGCTTGGGACAACGTCGCCTTCGTCGGCCCGTGGGATTTTCGGGTCGCCGACGTCTCTGCGCCCGTTCACCTCTGGTACGGCGCCGACGACGCGATGACGACCCTGTCCAACGGCGAGTGGCTGGCGCGCCACCTACCCGACGCTGATCTCACAGTCTTCCCCGGTGAAGGCCACCTGCTGCCGTTGCGACATTGGGACGCAATGCTTTCGGTGTTGATCGACGGCGAGGACCGCAACCTGGCGTGA
- a CDS encoding NADP-dependent isocitrate dehydrogenase, which yields MSTQKPTIIYTLTDEAPMLATHAFLPVVRTFAGAAGIEVETSDISVAARILAEFSDLLPEDQKVTDNLGELGKLTQDPDTNIIKLPNISASVPQLLAAIKELREKGYDLPEFPGNPKNEEEQAIRDRYTKCLGSAVNPVLREGNSDRRAPKAVKEYARKHPHSMGEWSMASRTHVAHMREGDFYHGEKSMTVEGDRKVKMELIPDDGSETLVLKPEVDITDGDVIDSMFMSKKALIKFYEEQIEDAYKTGVMFSLHVKATMMRVSHPIVFGHAVKVFYRDAFEKHGELFDELGVNVNNGLSDLYSKIESLPSAQREEIIDDLHKCHEHRPELAMVDSARGISNFHSPSDVIVDASMPAMIRAGGKMYGADGRLKDTKAVNPESTFSRIYQEMINFCKTNGQFDPTTMGTVPNVGLMAQKAEEYGSHDKTFEVPVGGTANITDIETGEVLLTQTVEEGDIWRLCIVKDAPIQDWIKLAVNRCRDSGMPVLFWLDPYRPHENELIKKVHKYLPEHDTEGLDIQIMSQVRAMRYTLERVVRGLDTISATGNILRDYLTDLFPILELGTSAKMLSIVPLMAGGGLYETGAGGSAPKHVKQLIEENHLRWDSLGEFLALAVSLEDVGKKFDDQRAVILAKALDAATGKLLENDKGPSRKTGELDNRGSQFYLALYWAQELAGQTEDTELAKQFAPLAETLAANEEQIVEELNSVQGQQVDIGGYYYPDWDKTAAVMRPSKTFNEALASLDL from the coding sequence ATGAGCACCCAGAAGCCGACCATCATCTACACGTTGACCGACGAAGCCCCCATGCTCGCCACCCACGCGTTTTTACCGGTGGTGCGCACGTTCGCCGGAGCGGCCGGCATCGAAGTCGAGACCAGCGACATCTCGGTCGCAGCGCGCATCCTCGCCGAGTTCTCCGATCTCCTCCCCGAAGATCAGAAAGTCACCGACAACCTCGGCGAACTGGGCAAGCTCACCCAGGATCCCGACACCAACATCATCAAGCTCCCCAACATCAGTGCCTCGGTGCCGCAGCTCCTCGCCGCGATCAAGGAACTCCGGGAGAAGGGCTACGACCTTCCCGAATTCCCCGGCAACCCGAAGAACGAGGAAGAGCAGGCGATCCGCGACCGGTACACCAAGTGCCTGGGCAGCGCGGTCAACCCGGTTCTGCGTGAGGGCAACTCCGATCGCCGCGCGCCGAAGGCCGTGAAGGAGTACGCGCGCAAGCACCCGCACAGCATGGGCGAGTGGTCGATGGCCTCGCGTACCCACGTCGCGCACATGCGCGAGGGCGATTTCTACCACGGTGAGAAATCGATGACCGTCGAGGGCGACCGCAAGGTCAAGATGGAACTCATCCCCGACGACGGCAGCGAGACCCTGGTCCTCAAGCCCGAGGTCGACATCACCGACGGCGACGTCATCGACAGCATGTTCATGAGCAAGAAGGCGCTCATCAAGTTCTACGAAGAGCAGATCGAGGACGCCTACAAGACCGGCGTCATGTTCTCGCTCCACGTCAAGGCGACGATGATGCGCGTCTCGCACCCCATCGTCTTCGGCCACGCGGTCAAGGTCTTCTACCGCGACGCCTTCGAGAAGCACGGCGAACTGTTCGACGAGCTCGGCGTCAACGTCAACAACGGCCTGTCGGATCTCTACAGCAAGATCGAGTCGCTCCCGAGCGCCCAGCGCGAGGAGATCATCGACGACTTGCACAAGTGCCACGAGCACCGTCCCGAGCTGGCCATGGTCGACTCGGCCCGCGGCATCTCCAACTTCCACTCCCCCAGCGACGTCATCGTCGACGCGTCGATGCCCGCGATGATCCGCGCCGGCGGCAAGATGTACGGCGCCGACGGCCGCCTCAAGGACACCAAGGCGGTCAACCCGGAGTCGACCTTCTCCCGCATCTACCAGGAGATGATCAACTTCTGTAAGACCAACGGACAGTTCGACCCCACCACGATGGGCACCGTCCCCAACGTCGGCCTGATGGCGCAGAAGGCCGAGGAGTACGGCTCGCACGACAAGACCTTCGAGGTCCCGGTCGGCGGCACCGCCAACATCACCGACATCGAGACCGGTGAGGTCCTGCTGACCCAGACCGTCGAAGAGGGTGACATCTGGCGTCTCTGCATCGTGAAGGACGCCCCGATCCAGGACTGGATCAAGCTGGCCGTCAACCGTTGCCGCGACTCGGGCATGCCGGTCCTGTTCTGGCTCGACCCGTACCGCCCGCACGAGAACGAGCTGATCAAGAAGGTGCACAAGTACCTTCCCGAGCACGACACCGAGGGCCTGGACATCCAGATCATGTCGCAGGTCCGCGCCATGCGGTACACCCTCGAGCGCGTCGTCCGCGGCCTGGACACCATCTCGGCCACCGGCAACATCCTCCGCGACTACCTCACCGACCTCTTCCCGATCCTGGAGCTCGGCACCAGCGCGAAGATGCTGTCGATCGTGCCGCTGATGGCCGGCGGCGGTCTGTACGAGACCGGTGCGGGCGGCTCGGCACCGAAGCACGTCAAGCAGCTCATCGAGGAGAACCACCTCCGCTGGGATTCGCTGGGTGAGTTCCTCGCCCTCGCGGTCAGCCTCGAGGACGTGGGCAAGAAGTTCGACGACCAGCGTGCGGTGATCCTGGCCAAGGCGCTCGACGCCGCGACCGGCAAGCTGCTCGAGAACGACAAGGGCCCGTCGCGCAAGACCGGTGAGCTCGACAACCGCGGCAGCCAGTTCTACCTCGCTCTGTACTGGGCCCAGGAGCTGGCCGGCCAGACCGAGGACACCGAGCTGGCCAAGCAGTTCGCGCCGCTGGCCGAGACCCTCGCCGCGAACGAGGAGCAGATCGTCGAGGAGCTGAACTCCGTGCAGGGTCAGCAGGTCGACATCGGCGGCTACTACTACCCGGACTGGGACAAGACCGCTGCCGTCATGCGTCCGAGCAAGACCTTCAACGAGGCTCTCGCTTCGCTCGACCTCTAG